Proteins from one Camelina sativa cultivar DH55 unplaced genomic scaffold, Cs unpScaffold00670, whole genome shotgun sequence genomic window:
- the LOC104773854 gene encoding uncharacterized protein LOC104773854, which produces MENNPPPAAAHNGNEQPNQNQAPIHPPRQPRVIGAFDQPNIHGNRQGIRAPAVEKNNYEIKSSLINMVQSSKFHCLPMEDPIDHLDQFDMMCGTVKINGISEDAFKLRLFPFSLGDRARTWEKNLPVGSFTSWDKCKRAFLSKFFSTTRTARLRNEISSFAQKGNESFCEAWERFKGYTMQCPHHGFSKESLLSTLYRGVLPEIRMLLEPASNGNFLGQDVDVAMTLVENLAQSDGNYVEDYDITPRDHPDMNEHHRKEIKALNEKMDKMILATQKPVHFVTESDVYQGYQEGMEACVEGQEEVNYVGGQGYNKFNPNYRNHPNLSYRSTNVENPQDQSYSPQKPPGFPSQPNY; this is translated from the coding sequence ATGGAGAACAACCCTCCTCCAGCCGCTGCTCATAATGGAAATGAGCAGCCCAACCAAAACCAAGCTCCTATCCATCCTCCAAGACAACCTCGAGTCATTGGAGCCTTTGATCAGCCGAACATTCATGGGAACCGCCAAGGAATCAGAGCACCCGCTGTTGAGAAAAACAACTACGAAATCAAGTCTAGTCTTATCAACATGGTGCAAAGCTCAAAGTTCCATTGTCTGCCTATGGAAGACCCTATTGATCACTTGGATCAGTTTGATATGATGTGTGGGACAGTGAAAATCAATGGAATCTCGGAAGATGCATTCAAACTCCGCCTCTTTCCGTTTTCTCTTGGAGATAGAGCTAGGACATGGGAGAAGAACCTACCAGTAGGATCCTTTACTTCGTGGGATAAATGCAAGAGAGCCTTCCTCTCCAAGTTCTTCTCAACTACAAGAACAGCAAGGTTGAGAAATGAGATATCAAGCTTTGCACAAAAGggaaatgagagtttttgtgaagcatgggagagattcaagggctATACTAtgcaatgtcctcatcatggtttctccaAGGAGTCTCTTCTTAGCACATTGTACAGAGGAGTGCTACCAGAGATAAGAATGTTGCTTGAGCCAGCAAGTAATGGAAACTTCCTTGGTCAAGATGTTGATGTTGCTATGACTTTGgtggagaatcttgctcaaagtgATGGTAACTATGTGGAGGATTATGATATAACACCACGAGATCACCCTGATATGAATGAGCATCACCGCAAGGAGATCAAAGCATTGAATGAGAAGATGGATAAGATGATTCTTGCCACTCAAAAGCCAGTCCATTTTGTTACCGAAAGTGATGTGTATCAAGGATATCAAGAGGGAATGGAAGCTTGTGTTGAGGGACAAGAAGAGGTCAACTATGTGGGTGGACAAGGCtataacaagttcaatcctAATTACCGCAACCACCCAAACCTCTCTTACCGCAGCACCAATGTggagaacccacaagatcagTCTTATTCACCCCAAAAACCACCTGGTTTCCCTTCCCAACCCAACTATTAG